Within Candidatus Peregrinibacteria bacterium, the genomic segment CGAAAATCACCACAATGGTCTAAGCGTTGAGACATGCGCTTCACAATTCTCACACTCTTTCCCTGTTTATTTGAATCCTATTTCGGCGATTCAATAATCAAACGTGCTATAGATCAAGGTTTAATAACTGTGGATTTTTTGAATATTCGCGATTTTACGGAGGATAAGCACGGAAAGGTAGATGATACACCTTATGGAGGCGGGGCGGGTATGTTAATTACATGTCAACCGCTTTTTGACTGTATTAAGGCGGCTAAAGAGAAAAACAAAGGCCCGGTTGTGTTCATGACGCCACAAGGTGAAACATTCACGCAAAAAGCGGCTGAAAATTTCTCACAGAAGTATGATGAAATGATTATTTTATGTGGAAGATACGAAGGCATAGATCAACGCGTAAGAGATGAATTCGTAGATATGGAGATATCTGTCGGGAATTACGTCCTAACAGGC encodes:
- the trmD gene encoding tRNA (guanosine(37)-N1)-methyltransferase TrmD, which codes for MRFTILTLFPCLFESYFGDSIIKRAIDQGLITVDFLNIRDFTEDKHGKVDDTPYGGGAGMLITCQPLFDCIKAAKEKNKGPVVFMTPQGETFTQKAAENFSQKYDEMIILCGRYEGIDQRVRDEFVDMEISVGNYVLTGGELPAMIIIDAVTRLIPGVLGDEDSHIQDSFSEAFEGKKEYPHYTKPAEYEGRRVPDVLLSGNHAEIEKWRKKHLK